Genomic window (Streptomyces sp. LX-29):
CTGGCGGATGTCCACCATCACCATCGTCATGGCGGGCATGCCCGCCGTCATCTACTGGACCGCCGGCATGGCCCTCCAGACGGGTGGCCCGGCCGTCTCGCTGGGCACCCTCGTCGCCTTCGTCTCCCTCCAGCAGGGCCTGTTCCGGCCCAGCGTCAGCCTGCTCTCCACCGGCGTGCAGATGCAGACCTCGCTCGCCCTCTTCCACCGCATCTTCGAGTACCTGGACCTGCCGGTGGACATCACCGAGCCGGCCGATCCGGTACGGCTCACCACGGTGCGCGGCGAAGTCCGCTTCGAGGCCGTCCACTTCTCCTACGACGAGCACCCGGACGCGACCGGCACGCCGAAGCAGCCCACGACGCCGCCGAGGAACAGGCAGGCCACGGCGGGCGGGAAGCCGGGCGCGAACGGGAAGGCCAGGGCGAGCGAGAAGACCGGCGCGAGCGGGCAGGGAACGGCGAGCGGCAAGCCCGGCGCGAACGGGAAGGCCGGCGCGAACGGGAAGCCCGTGCGGCACGCCCTGCGCGCCATCGACCTCACCGTCCCGGCGGGCGGCAGCCTGGCCGTCGTCGGACCGACCGGCTCCGGAAAGAGCACCCTCAGCTACCTCGTGCCCCGGCTGTACGACGTGACCGGCGGGCGGGTCCTGATCGACGGCGTCGACGTGCGCGACCTCGACTTCGACAGCCTCGCCCGCGCGGTCGGCGTCGTCTCCCAGGAGACGTACCTCTTCCACGCCTCCATCGCCGACAACCTCCGCTTCGCCAGGCCCGACGCCACCGACGAGGAGCTCGCCGAGGCGGCCCGCGCCGCCCAGATCCACGACCACATCGTCTCGCTGCCCGAGGGCTACGACACGCTGGTGGGCGAGCGCGGCTACCGCTTCTCCGGCGGTGAGAAGCAGCGTCTCGCGCTGGCCCGGACGATCCTGCGCGACCCGCCCGTCCTCATCCTCGACGAGGCCACCAGCGCCCTCGACACCCGCACCGAACAGGCCGTGCAGCAGGCCATAGACAAGCTGTCGGCGGGCCGCACCACGATCACCATCGCCCACCGGCTCTCCACCGTCCGGGACGCCGATCAGATCGTGGTCCTGGACGGCGGCCGGATCGCCGAGCGGGGCACGCACGACGAGCTGCTCGCGCGGAACGGGCGCTACGCCGCGCTCGTACGGCGCGACGCCCGCCTCACCACGAGCCAGCCCCCGGCCGCGACCTCGACCCCGGTCGGCTGACCGGCCGCCCGGCGCCGCCCATGCCATCCGGCGCCGGGCGCCGGGTTCGCTAGGCCGGGCCGAACTCCGCCCGGACGGCCTCCGTGTGCTCTCCGAGCGCGGGCACCGGCCGCAGCGGGGCGTGTCGGCCGCGCACCTCCACCGGGGGCAGCAGGCCGCGCAGCGGTCCGACCGGGGAGTCGAACTCCTGCCAGCGGTCGCGCGCGGCCAGCTGCGGATGGGCGGAGAACTCACCGACCGTCCGCAGCCGCGCGTTGGCGATCCCCGCGGCGTCCAGCAGTGCGGTCAGCCCGTCCGCCGTATGCGCGGAGAATCGGTTCTCCAGCTCCGCCGTCAGCTCGTCGTCGTGCGCCCGGCGCAGCGGATTGGTGGCGAACCGCGGATCGCGCGTCAACTCCGGACGGCGCAGCACCCGCTCGCACAGAGCCACCCACTCCCGGTCGCTCTG
Coding sequences:
- a CDS encoding ABC transporter transmembrane domain-containing protein yields the protein MHHDAPEWTPPPADPDQPAQVRRILRLFHPYRGRLALVGLLVAASSLVSVASPFLLREILDTAIPQGRTGLLTLLALGMVLAAVVTSVFGVLQTLISTTVGQRVMHDLRTGVYDRLQRMPLAFFTRTRTGEVQSRIANDIGGMQATVTSTATSLVSNLTSVVATIVAMLALDWRLTVVSLLLLPLFVWISRRVGRERKKITSQRQKQMAAMAAMVTESLSVSGILLGRTMGRSDSLTSAFARESERLVELEVRSSMAGRWRMSTITIVMAGMPAVIYWTAGMALQTGGPAVSLGTLVAFVSLQQGLFRPSVSLLSTGVQMQTSLALFHRIFEYLDLPVDITEPADPVRLTTVRGEVRFEAVHFSYDEHPDATGTPKQPTTPPRNRQATAGGKPGANGKARASEKTGASGQGTASGKPGANGKAGANGKPVRHALRAIDLTVPAGGSLAVVGPTGSGKSTLSYLVPRLYDVTGGRVLIDGVDVRDLDFDSLARAVGVVSQETYLFHASIADNLRFARPDATDEELAEAARAAQIHDHIVSLPEGYDTLVGERGYRFSGGEKQRLALARTILRDPPVLILDEATSALDTRTEQAVQQAIDKLSAGRTTITIAHRLSTVRDADQIVVLDGGRIAERGTHDELLARNGRYAALVRRDARLTTSQPPAATSTPVG